Part of the Salminus brasiliensis chromosome 2, fSalBra1.hap2, whole genome shotgun sequence genome, taaatgtaaatgtcaaaaaatgaaaaacagcagcGATTAACAATTTTTAGCTTTTTGAATTACTGCTACCTGTAAGGGTATTTGATTGGAACACAAATGAAAGGGTGATGTTTGACTTTTTCACAATACTGTACATGTAACTGAGTAAATGAAACTCGTGACTGTCCCCCTCTGCCTCTATGCTTCTTCACAACTTAACATTCCTTCTCTTTAAAACAAGCCTTGCAAGCACTAGAATGACTGCATACTGTACATGCCATCCGTTGTTTTGttcaaataaaaagacaaaatgacTCATGGGCCTATTGACCCACTAATAAAGCTTTCATGTGGTTATGATGTCCTCCTTATTGTTTCACCCTGTTCTGGCCTTAACTGTGGCAAGCAGCCAGATCACAGCatagttttttgtgttttgttgcaGCTAACTTTCTTCCCACTGTGAAGATCCCCCCAGGTTTGGTTGGAGAAGAAGCTGCCAATGTACCTGTGCAAACCAACCCTCTCAACGTCTCAATCAAGCACCCACTCATCGAGatacagtgagtgtagaagtatGTTTTTTCTTTAGTAAAAGTAATCACAAAAAATAGAAAAGTGTGTAGCAATGCTTTCATTTCGGAGTAAAGACGTAAGCATTTTAAAGAAGTACTGATGAAATAATGTTCCTCAGTATGCCTGTAATTTCACATTTAAGGAAGTCGTGCTTCATATTCAGCCACAAGCTTGTGCTAGTTCCTTAAGATCAGATTGCGTATCTTTAAGATAAGAACAGGATTGCTTTACAGATTCTATGTCATTGTAAGGACGCTGGAAATACAGTAGCTAATAAATGTGCATCGTGTCCATTCTAATGCAGCATTGCAGGGATGTCCTGTTAATGTTTGTTAATGATAGGTAATATTGGAGACCTTCAGCCTGCTGTAATTTTCCAGGGGCAGTGTTAAAAAAATGACCAATGATTTGTTACAGAAACTCAGTATACAGCTTTCTTCTTCGACGGCCATCTCAGGAGCTACGCCGGAGTGTATTTTGGGTAGATCCTTCTTCCACTGATTCCCCTAAGACAGACAACTCCAATGTCTCCTCAGCCAACATACCCAGTAAGCGCCATGCCTTACTGTAACTACTTTAAATTACTCTCTATCTAACTTCTCTAGTACATATTGACCACTGAAGGTCATCACCAACTTTGATTGGATCACTGCAATGTGATTTCTTAAATGTATCTAATTACATCTTACTCGTCCGCAGCCATTGCCATCTCTCCTGCCCCAGGGTCTCCTCACAGTAAAGTCCAGTTACCAGAGGTAGACTGTGAGAAGCTCCATGAAGGCCCACAGGTTCCTggttcctctctgtctctgcccaatgagaaaaagaaGCAGTGCAACTCAGCCACTTTGCCTGTCGACCGGAAGGAGGCAAACGCCCTCGAACGCACCTCCCGCCTCCAGCAGGAGAAACTGACTCTGGCTGAGGAGGTCAAAGCCCAGAAGGTGGAGATTATAGATGTTTCTCAATATATATATGGTAGCAAGCTAGCATGCTTGAACATGCTCTAAAGGTTTTACCCAGATATTGGCTCTGAAGTTCTCTTTCTGCCCTGTAATTTGTAATGTTGACTTTGTTTGAACACATTTAATCCAACTAATCATCTACAGCAGACCTACCGATTGACCCTCATACTATGTTTATATTTCAGTCATAATCCAGCTCACTTGCGCCAACTGATCAGTGTTTTCCCAAATGATTTTTGTTTATTGATTTTAAGCTATTATGAAATGTCACCTGGCTTTTATACTGTATGAACATTTCATGACATTTCGTGGTCCAAAATGACCAAAGTGCATTAAAAGTGCATTCatgttatgttatttatttaatatataatattattttgctTCTCCTCAAAATGACAATGGTTTTCTctattatcaataatgtttGTCTTAGGAGTTGGTGTGGCTGTTGCACAAAGCCCTGGAGGCATCTCAGCTGGAGAAGCGTGCGTGTGCTCAGTTTCTGGCGACGGAGGGTGAACAGCAGCGCCTGGAGCTGCTGCGGCACGGTGAGCGCTGCGCCGCTGACCTGCGGGAGCGGCTGGAGCAGCTAAAGCGTGAGAATGAGGCCCTGCAGAGGAGCCTGGGTGAACGCGATGCGCATGTGACTGAGCTGCAGGACAACATGAAGTTTCTCATGGAGAAGAACCAGGCCAAGCAGGAGGTCATCCTCAAACTCTCTGAGCAACTGGCAGCATGCATAGCCGACCCACAGCGCACCATTTCCTCTGAGTGCATCAGCATGCAAACCTTCAGACAGCTCACTCAGGAGCTGGACAGCCTCAAGGTAGACATAGCCATTTATATgcttaaataatatttaatctaTAGTACTGTGTAGTACTTTTAGGACATCTGAGAACTTgcaaataatgcatttattgagtattttaggCTGTTCTTTGATGACTTTGGTTGGGGGCAAAGAATGGTATTGATTTGCTGCAGAATGAAGTACATTGTTTTACCTGATACTGAGggcacattaaaaaaataagaaatgatgaccagcttttattggctggtttacagcactacATCTGGCTCAGTTTTGTAGGCTGAGGTGGTCCAGTTTGCTTTAGAGGGAGCGGACAGCGGAGAGTAGAGATGGTAAAAGACACTCTTCCCCCGGTTGCACTCTTTAGCAGAatctggaggtgatgtgctgctctctagtatcaacaacaccatattctccccaAAGTTACTGTTGCGTTTTAACATTTCTCCAGCTTTGACTCAGCTTTTGATTgtgggctgggtttatgtaaattttcgGAGTATAAATATAGCAAGTAAATACTATTACagaacagttttggggttttggaatcagCCTATTTTCCAGCTCTGTGGCAGATTTTCATTCGAAAGAGGAGACAGCAGTGTTTACGGAACTCTTATTATTTAACTATGCCATGAAAAATAGATTTTTCATTGTAGGGTGACTTTACCAGTGTCACTTTTACACCAGTCTCTTTAAGAAGCTTCTGTCCTTTTTAAGCCCACTCTTCCACAAACTGAATGCATATTTCAGCTGGTCTGACCATTTCCTGTCCGTGTTGTATTCTACTTTAAACACAATGTTATTGCAAGAGGGGCTACATTGAACAGCACAGGTCAAGAGACTGGTTGGATTAATGTTTAATTGTATATATTCGAATGGATTACTTTTCTGAGTTAATAAACAGCCATTGCCCatataaatagtttttttttcccctcagatGGCCAGTACATAGTACtgtatttcatcattttaggTTATGCCcagtttattcagtattttattttcctttttattcAGTTCAAAATGGATAATTTCATCATGTTTTAATACTTATTTCAGTGTGTATGTGGAGTTGTGTCTTTTTAAAAGCAGGACTTGAAATTGCCTCATGAATGACTGCTTGTTGGCCCACTATGACTCAAGCAGATTTATGGTGGCACATTTAGAACATGACCCAACTTATTTTTGAACACTGCGTGTCTGTCTTGCCGAGCAGAGTAAATGGAgtaatggtccctttgtttgtgGCGTGAGATAACAGCCTAATCCTTATAAATGGTTCTAACAGCCTATGCACTTTGCATTGGAAGGCCTTTCCTTTCTCAGTGAGTGGGCCATTGTGTTGATTACCATTGTTTTTAAGCATGCTATTTGTGTCTGGTGTGTTTCAGGATGATATAGAAGCTTATAAGACCCAGAACAAGTTCCTAAACTCTGAGATCTATCAGCTGACCAGACTGTGGCGGAACAGCTCAGAACAGGAGAAATGTCTCATGGTGAAGGTAAGAGCTTTTTAATGTTATTTGGTTAAACCTTTTCTCACTAGTAGCATCAAGGGTCTTGCTTAGGTTttcatttgtaatttgtaaGGTGATAAAAGAGTATTTTCACATATAGCTACACATTTGAGTTTATTACTTAAAATGCTTGTTGACAGCCCAGTGGTAGCTATGGTAAAAGTGTCAGCTAAACAGGAGATtatctgtatgtgtttgtgtgtcagtgTGCCTATCTGGAGGCCAGCAACTGCCAGATGGAGAGCCGGTACCTGGGGGTCCTGCGAAAACTCCAGGACACTAAAGTGCTGAATGCTGAGCAGAGAGACACTGTGAGGACACTAATAGAGGACGCGCTGCAAGAAAACCTGAAAGACGTTATCAAACTCGACAGTGTTAGGTAAAATCTCAGACTTCAGTGGGTAGAATTCTGAAACAACACTGGGAAACTTTACataatttttcttttaattgtaatttaatttCTAAATCTCTAAATGTAAGCAATCCTACTTCTACACAAAGTCTGGAGTGGAACAGCACTATAGAGATTGACACTACCTCATCTAACATGCCTTAAAAAACCATATTAACCTAATTAAGGCCTCTTTAAGTTGAATCTGTTATGTAAAGATTGATTTTAGATGGATTTTGGAGGCTTTTGTACTGTAATTTGAAAGGGACGCGACTGTGATTCCCCAAATTACCCTGCCAGATATAAATCTGGGTCATAGCCCAGATGTATTAATGTCAGTGTTGCATGACAGGTGCAGCACTCAGTAAGAATGGAGAACTTGGACACGTCCACTAGCAGGTTATATAATAATGCTGTATTACCATGAGGTCAGTACGAACAGGTCTACTATTATTGAGGAAGCTCTAAGTACAGTGAATTATAGAAGGTCTATCACTATGGGAAGTTTCTTActgaaaccaaaaaaaaaaaacagatataaTTGGGAATCACTGAAATTACACAACTTCCCGTggtaaaactaatccagctgGTGTAGGGCTTTAGAAAGGAAACACTAATCTCTGCAAGACCTTGGCCCACATCTGCTACAGGACCTGAACTTGACACTccttttctttaaaatatttgaaatacactgattagccataacattaaaataccGACAGGTAAAGTGAATAGCATTGATTACCTtgttacaatggcacctgtcaaggggtgtgATATATTAGGCAAGCACTACATATGTTTGAAAAAAAGGACCAAATTGTAATaactagacaactgggtcagagcatttcTAAAACGGCAGGCAGGTCTTGGGGGTTTCTTCCTGATAAACAGCGGTCAATACCAATAAAGTGCTCTAAGGAAGAACAATATGTCAACTGCTAACAGTGTCATGGGTGACTGAAGctcactgatgcattttgggtGGGAGTGTGGTCTTTGTTTGCCGATATTAGGCaaattggttttaatgttatggctcatggGTGTATACTAGTAAGGGGCATCTGTGCCACTATGACTAATCAGAGAGGACAGTAAAATCAGGCAATTCCTAATTCATGGCTTTTGCTCCTCAGAGAGTTTGATGAGTATGGCTTTAAGCTCATCCCCGACTACGAGGTGGAGGACATGAGGCTGCTGTCTAAGATCCAGGCTCTGGAGATCCGTTCCAACAACCTGCTCCAGCAGGATATGGGGGACAGGTCTCTCTTAGCCCGCTGGACGCAGTACCTGGGAGGCCGCTCCCCAGATGACCTTGTCTCATCTCCAGAGCTGAAGAGTCTCTTACGGTGGGGCGTCCCGCGTGAGTACCGGCGGCGAGTGTGGCGCTGGATGGTGCGGACCAGGACCCAGTCACTCCGGAAGCGCTACCCGGACCTCTTTCAGCAGTTGTGTGAGAAGAGCCGGACCACACCACACCCAGCATCTAGACAGATCCAGTTGGACCTGCACCGCACACTGACCACCAACCAGCACTTCTCCTCACCGTCTAGCCCAGCCCTGGAGCAGCTCCACCGGGTCCTGCTGGCATTCGCCTGGCAGAACCCCACAGTCGGCTACTGCCAGGGGCTCAACAGGTACATGCTTTAGCCCAACACAGTGTACTAGAAGAAACCCTTACAATTAGATCACATGCATGGTCttcaaacacttttttttttgggggggggggggggggggggtgttctctGCCTTTTGGTTGAAGTTTATCTGTgtgacctttttattttttggaatgTACGAAGAGGTGTTTGAGACACTTCTGGAATTGAAGTGGGTATTTTGGAGCagggaaaccactaaaatgtggTACAGGACTGGGCTACTACAAGTCTAGGAATGGATTCTCTCTGGAAGTAACTGTCACACCACAGGTGTTCACAGGTTAAATTACAGCTCCTGCTTAAAATAAACATCTGAGAACCGAGAACAAAGTCATGCACAGTGGCATATTTATGAAGCATAAAAACAAAGTAGGCTAAATGATTGGCTGCTTGTCATGCTCAGATCTTTAATTTGCTTTTGAGTTCTGATTGTTGCAGTACTCCCCAGATGACCGCAGAATGCACATGAGCATACATCAGTAGAACAAACAAGAATCCTCCTTTTTTCTTGTGCTTATTAGCACATCCTCTGGGGATtgtgctaaatgcattcataaaCGATGTGCGTTCTGAAATTGTTCAAAGCTCTGTGATCTTGTTTAGTTAAAGATGGAGAAATTAGATGTAAGCAGTAGCAAGCAGAAGAAGGTGTAAATGCAGATTCCACTCTTCTTATAATATGATCTTTtgcctttttattattaatttttaattttaaattaagtttttatgtatcttttttttgtttaatatacAAAAATTGGGGCTTTAGGGTTTCCTCAGACCAAAATATCAAACAAATAAGCTAAAACTACAACAATTGACCTTTGTAATATACCTCAGTTTAGCAAAGTCACTTCAGAGGAAATCCTGACATCTAGTGGTCACTTTTTAAACAATAATTCAACCTTTAGGTAATGCTGGTACAGCACTAAATCTACACTGTAATATTGTACTGGAAATAGCACTGGGTGTATTTATTTCAATACAAATCCATCTAGTTGGACTGGATCCActgtatatttatgtgtgtgtgtgtgtgtgtgtgtgtgatctgatGTCTTCAGGCTGGCTGCTCTCGCATTGCTGGTGCTGCAGAATGAGGAGGACGCGTTCTGGTGCTTGGTGACCATAGTGCAGTTCCTAATGCCTCAGGACTACTACACCAAAACTCTTCTGGGCTCTCAGGTACCAGTATGTGTGATGGGGAAGAGTTAATGATCAAGGTAAATCAGGTACAGGTGTGTTTTGAACTCACTTTGTGCTTCCTCTTCTCTCTATTTTGGCCTCCCGCCTCTTCATTCAGGCAGACCAACGCGTGTTTAAGGAGTTTATGGCAGAAAAGTTGCCACGCCTGGTGGCCCATCTGGAGGAGCACAATGTGGATGTGTCCCTTATCACCTTTAATTGGTTTATGGTGGTGTTTGTAGAGAGTTTGCCCAGTGACATCCTGCTGAAGGTCTGGGATGCGTTCTTCTATGAAGGCACTAAGGTACACCACCATATTTTAggcatggaccaatagaaatagtaCAAACGTAATCCACAAATCTGTTTTACTTACAGTCTTCTGTAAATTTTCCACTGTGCAGATGCAGTGTTTTGTTACAGAatgaataaacactgatcagccataatattaacaccacctccttgtttctttACTCGTTGTCCATTATATCataattatatacatacatacatacaagagcactttgtagttctatagttACATACTGTAGTCCATTTGATTCTCTGCATAATTTGTTAGATCTTAATAATTTGCaaacctcctttcaccctgttcttcaatggttagGACCCCACATGACCACCATAGAGTAAATACTGTTTAAaaactaacacaccaccaccacatcggtgtcactgcagtgctaagaatgacccaccacccaaatactatgTATTGTGAGTGTAGAAataaggaggtggtgttaatgttaggGCTGATTGGTTACATGTTTACAACAGATCCTACAGAGAAATGTCTGTAAAACATCTGTATGCTGTGTGAATTACTTTCATTGAAGATGTAAAGGCTCTTTGTCTTTTTAGCATGAATCTAGTCTCATGTATCACTCCGCCGATTTATTCCCAGGTGATATTCCGATATGCACTTGCTCTTTTCAAATACAAAGAAGAGGACATCTTGAAGATACACGATAGTGTGGAAATCTACCAGTACCTCCGCTTCTTCACCAAAACAGTCACAGACAGCAGGTAAGGGGGCCTTGTGGGTCCAACAAGGTCTTAGGATGGCCAGATGTGACGATACAGAGGTCAAATGCATATACTTTGTTGAGCTGCCTGAGTTTAATGACTGGGACACTATGGCTGGgtattagcctagcatttccacTGCTGGTCGTATGTCCACTAATGGCAATACCAGATATTGAAGCCTCCTGCCCTTCTTTTATTGTCTGCCAACTATAGGTCTAAAGTGGCATTATTTCAAGTCATTACAGGGCAACTTTATAGGTTCATTCATCAAAATGGAGAGACAATGTTTTTGCCCGACAGCGACAATATGTTTCACTCTGTTTTTGTTGATCTCATCTGAATTCTTTCTATCTGCTTTTCCTGCTATCAACTTAGAGGATCCATGAAAATGCACTTGCTGACCTCTCCAATCTGGGTCACTCAGATCCGCGCTGCTACCTTCCCCTTCCGCAGCTTTGTTTCAGCATAGTCTCAGAGCTGTAGACAGTGTTTCTATTTTTACTCGGAAGACAGACTCCAGCATGTATAATTTACTAagctcacacacagcacagagcACAACACACATGCGAGTTCTAGGAGTTTATGGCCAGGCATGCAGTGAGCAGAGAAAGACATGGAGTGTATTTGGGTCACATCGCTGTGCTCCTCCTTTGTCTTAAACTCTGAAATGAAAGGCACCTGTAGGGCTGTGAAAGCCTCTGATCAAAGCCTGATCTACCTGACACCCAGAGTGAGAGTCTGAGAGTGCTTCAGTGCAGTCTTTCAGCTGCAGAAAGCATATGTCTAGCACATAGGTCTTTTTAACTTGATATTTCGCTGCAGAGAAAAGCTTATCCAGGTTTGGCATGTTTAAAATTTGCTTCTTTTGCTAATGCAGCTTGAAAGTAATAGAAATCTATTAATCTAGTAATAATCTAATCTAGAAACAACCTATAACCCCCGGCCTAAATCATTCACCATGTGCCTAAATCAtccatttacattcatggcatttggcAGACGCTTTTGTCCAGAGCaaattacaaaagtgcttcaatgTCCACTGGCAATGACAATATCCCTAAGTAGTGTCAGTTGAGTCAAGAGATACCCCAAGGCTAAGATACTGCCAAACATAGAAGTATGGATACAGAGATACAAATGATGCACACTAGTCAACAGCTATGTACACACAGTCTTTAATAAATGCAAGCCTTTAATAAATGCAAGATTAGTGCTGGTTTAAATGCTCTtaaggtcttcagtctgcatttgactCGACTGTTGAAACACCctggggaagttcgttccacctcCTTGTTGCCAGGATAGAAAAAAGTATAGATGCTTATCATCCATGCGTTTTGAGGAATGGTGGGTCAGGccaagccatacttgaagcttgaagggctctagGAAGAGATCAGGTTTTGACTATTGTCATCAggacagaggggctggtccattcttggctttgtaggccagtatcaaggttttgaatctgatgtgggcaactacaggaagccagtgcaGAGAAAGCAGTGGAGAAGTTACATGGCCTGATGGTACAAAGGAGGGAGTTGTACTAGTCTTGAGATGAGGAGGGGCCGAGTGGTTTCTTTAGGAAGAAAGGATTGAATTATCTTTGTAGacaaggagaaatctgcataaAATAGAAAGTGTATGCTCATGCTAATGCCCACACTCTTTTTTTAGTATCCTAAAATAGACTTGATTAGTGTCAGACATACTAATGTCTAAATAGTTGGGTGGTCTAATTCAAATAGTACTAAAAGCCACCTAGCTAGTCTGtacttttttataaaatatcagtGTCAGACTATTTAAGCAAGAGggctataagcttccattacttgctatcagcctcgtagctccagcacATAACTAAAGATGCAAACATGTCTTGTCTCATTGACTACAGTTGTGGAAAAGGCAAAACTGTAAATCTTGCGTTGAAATTTCTACAGCAAACTGTTCCTGTAAAAAGAAGCTTGAGTGTGTATTCTGTCCAAAGCCTCTGTTCTGACCCTCTTTATCGCCCAATATTCACAGGAAGCTGACAAGCATCGCCTTCATGGATTTGAACCCTTTCCCAATGAAGCTTCTGCGGAACCGGCGGGCCCTGCACCTGCAACGTCTGCAGGCTGAGCTCAGCGAGCTGGAGAAGCTGCAGAAAGAGTATGCTTCAGAGAACAGCCAGCGCAAAGACAAGGACTTGGACTTGATCGCCAgcgaggatgatgatgatgtatgGACATTATAAAAAGGACTCAGGGCAGGGATGAAGCTTCGGATACACAGGCCTGATTAGCAAATTCTGACGTCTAGCACAAAACACAGCCTAAACAGCATGTAGCAGTGCAGATATGCAACagaacacattcacacacccaCAGCCAACAGGGCAGTCCAGAGAGAAGTCCCTTTTCAGCAGTGTTTCTTAATCCTGCTGCTGAGGACCTACTGGCCATTACAACTGTGCCCTGCCTCAACACTCATGATGAGCTTGGTAATAAGATGATGAGCTGGATCAGATGTTGGATCAGGGAATGTTTGAAACTGTTCAAGGCATTAGGTCCTTAGTAGCAGAACTAAGGATTAAGATacacatacaaatatatatatcacctccaagacacaaacaaacacaaagtcTCCCATGGTTTTAACCATCTTTTCAGaatattaaaatgcatttacaAGCTTTCTGTCAACAAAATAAGAGGATTACCAAAGATTCCTGCTTTGTACAGACAGTATAATAGGAAACTAGAAAGTAGTTTTTGTATAGTAACAATTGTCTGTATTTTTGCATATATTGCACTGAAATGGGATCAGATCTTCAGGCCTGGACTTTGCCTTAAGCATTCCAATATGTTACATGTTCTTCTGCTTCAATCATTTAATTGTAGTTTTATTTGTATGCtcagggtcattgtcttgctgcacatAGGCTTCAGTTCACAGACAGACACCCTGACATTCTGCTGAGAAACTGGGTGTATAATCCAGAATTCACAGGTCCAGCTTCCATTTGTTCTCTGTCACAAGACAAAGCATCCTCAAACCATCATGCTGCCACCCTCATGCTTTATGGTTGTGATTGTGGTCCTTATTTAGTGTTTAGTTCGCACAGTAtaacacttttttatttaaattcatCTGTTCACCGAAAGTGTCTTCCAATAGGCTTTGTATGTTTGATGGTTGATAATTAACACTGACATTACTCTATGCAAGAGAGGCCTCTAGGTCCTATTTTTGCATAATGCATTTAACCAGGTTCTTATGGTCTAGTTTAAGGACTTGGATGAAGATCTGATCACGTTTTAAGTgaaatttatattt contains:
- the tbc1d2 gene encoding TBC1 domain family member 2A; this encodes MEGEGGCEGNPSADASGSLPPQREKHMPGKDECCSLVENPEAAHTDTMGLSTCDQGKEGTQVDAPQPDSTAVSLKATEHLSGTKLCGYLHKQGGPLRAWKYRWFTYDEKKCQLFYYRTAQDVNPLGKVELCNATFSYPLQGEEGTFHIQTPERTVILKAANWDTKMYWLQQLQLRRWQHRDQLSADTSRSTSENLIQDGQQLLDTCPANFLPTVKIPPGLVGEEAANVPVQTNPLNVSIKHPLIEIQNSVYSFLLRRPSQELRRSVFWVDPSSTDSPKTDNSNVSSANIPTIAISPAPGSPHSKVQLPEVDCEKLHEGPQVPGSSLSLPNEKKKQCNSATLPVDRKEANALERTSRLQQEKLTLAEEVKAQKELVWLLHKALEASQLEKRACAQFLATEGEQQRLELLRHGERCAADLRERLEQLKRENEALQRSLGERDAHVTELQDNMKFLMEKNQAKQEVILKLSEQLAACIADPQRTISSECISMQTFRQLTQELDSLKDDIEAYKTQNKFLNSEIYQLTRLWRNSSEQEKCLMVKCAYLEASNCQMESRYLGVLRKLQDTKVLNAEQRDTVRTLIEDALQENLKDVIKLDSVREFDEYGFKLIPDYEVEDMRLLSKIQALEIRSNNLLQQDMGDRSLLARWTQYLGGRSPDDLVSSPELKSLLRWGVPREYRRRVWRWMVRTRTQSLRKRYPDLFQQLCEKSRTTPHPASRQIQLDLHRTLTTNQHFSSPSSPALEQLHRVLLAFAWQNPTVGYCQGLNRLAALALLVLQNEEDAFWCLVTIVQFLMPQDYYTKTLLGSQADQRVFKEFMAEKLPRLVAHLEEHNVDVSLITFNWFMVVFVESLPSDILLKVWDAFFYEGTKVIFRYALALFKYKEEDILKIHDSVEIYQYLRFFTKTVTDSRKLTSIAFMDLNPFPMKLLRNRRALHLQRLQAELSELEKLQKEYASENSQRKDKDLDLIASEDDDDVWTL